In a single window of the Prinia subflava isolate CZ2003 ecotype Zambia chromosome 3, Cam_Psub_1.2, whole genome shotgun sequence genome:
- the LOC134548090 gene encoding interleukin-5 receptor subunit alpha-like, translated as MARVTATPVLLILSFFQHKTLFSTILASGQEDIKDALRLHNVLWSTKNDSRVILSWNNNLTEEESKKYSVKYILIYMFFNTTKERKERLQEKEKIIHLNLHSGFNAKVKTQLYAKETENIIEESDWTEFTYKAPPVYIQNLSCIIYNISFFNCTWNIKPEAPEDIQIFTSYRHVGKVFACQHYIKNAKKKNIGFHMKEIHFQPSRKINLNITVRNLRNSSRGLSYYKAFTPQTIEKLNPPINVSVSLENRSVKIHWKPPPTIGSAKKKCFLYQVKITDHKIVNVTAENYKYPFHKPAKKSVAQVRVKKEVCIANKIWSEWSEPVLIHDGKTVDILLLSLASFCPLVFLGGLLVYACRRYRCLEVITTPVPHPSDNIKTWLADETHHQQHMSMQMEMHSEVTPGAPEEDRDENILLQKCLKEFMLEDL; from the exons ATGGCACGTGTTACAGCCACTCCTGTCCTGCTCATATTAAGCTTTTTCCAGCATAAGACACTGTTTTCCACAATCCTGGCAAGTGGACAAGAAGACATAAAGG ATGCACTTAGGCTGCATAATGTTCTGTGGAGCACCAAGAATGATTCAAGAGTTATTTTGTCCTGGAACAATAACCTgacagaagaagaaagcaagaaataCTCTGTGAAGTATATTTTGATTTATATGTTCTTCAATACCACTAAGGAAAGGAAA GAAAGactgcaggagaaggaaaaaataatacatCTTAACTTACACTCTGGCTTTAATGCTAAAGTTAAGACACAACTTTatgcaaaagaaacagaaaacataattGAGGAGAGTGACTGGACAGAATTTACCTACAAGGCACCTCCAG TCTACATTCAGAATCTTTCGTGCATCATCtataacatttcttttttcaattgCACCTGGAACATCAAACCAGAAGCTCCTGAAGATATCCAGATCTTTACTTCATATAG ACATGTAGGAAAAGTTTTTGCATGCCAGCATTatataaaaaatgcaaagaagaaaaatattggaTTCCAtatgaaagaaatacatttccAACCgtcaaggaaaataaatttaaatataactGTGAGAAATTTGAGAAATAGTTCAAGAGGACTGTCTTATTACAAAGCTTTCACACCTCAGACAATAG agaagCTGAACCCGCCAATCAACGTGTCAGTTTCTCTTGAAAACAGAAGTGTTAAAATTCACTGGAAACCTCCGCCTACTATTggttcagcaaaaaaaaagtgttttttgtACCAAGTGAAAATAACAGATCATAAG ATTGTAAATGTCACTGCAGAGAACTATAAGTATCCATTTCATAAGCCAGCAAAAAAAAGTGTAGCACAAGTGAGGGTAAAGAAAGAGGTCTGCATAGCAAACAAGATCTGGAGTGAATGGAGTGAACCAGTACTTATTCACGATG gaaagacaGTGGATATCCTGCTGCTAAGCCTCGCATCGTTTTGTCCTCTGGTTTTCCTTGGAGGTTTGCTGGTATATGCATGTAGAAG GTACAGATGTCTGGAAGTTATAACCACGCCTGTTCCACATCCTTCAGATAATATCAAAACATGGTTAGCAGATGAGACTCACCACCAG CAACATATGTCAATGCAAATGGAGATGCACTCAGAGGTTACTCCGGGAGCACCAGAAGAGGACAGAGATGAGAACATTCTGCTACAGAAATGTTTGAAGGAATTCATGTTAGAAGACCTATAG